The DNA window TCGGCGGTCGCTTCCAGCGTCGCCTCGGGCATGGTGTTCACCGTGCCGGGGGCGACGAGGTCCTCGACGTACAGGGTGTCCTTGTACGACGGGTCCTTGACGCCGGTCGAGGCCCACAGCGGACGCTGCTTGTTGGCGTTGGCCTTGTCCAGTGCGGCCCAGCGGTCGCTGCTGAACACCTCTTCGTACGCCTGGTACGCGAGCCGGGCGTTGGCCAGCGCGGCCTTGCCCTTGAGGGCCTTGGCCTCGTCCGTGCCGATGCCGTCCAGACGCTTGTCGATCTCGCTGTCCACACGGGACACGAAGAACGACGCCACCGAGTGGATCTTCGAAAGGTCCAGGCCCGCGGCCTTCGCCTTCTCCAGACCGGCCAGGTAGGCGTCCATGACCTCGCGGTAGCGCTCCAGCGAGAAGATCAGCGTCACGTTGACGCTGATGCCCAGACCGATGGTCTCGGTGATCGCCGGGATGCCCGCCCTGGTGGCCGGGATCTTGATGAGGGTGTTCGGACGGTCCACCAGCCAGGCGAGCTGGCGGGCCTCGGCCGTCGTCGCCCTGGTGTTGTGCGCCAGCCGGGGGTCGACCTCGATCGACACCCGGCCGTCCTGGCCACCGGTCGCGTCGAAGACCGGCCGCAGGATGTCGGCGGCGTCCCTCACGTCAGCCGTCGTGATCATGCGGATGGCCTCTTCGACGGTGACCTCACGGGCGGCCAGGTCGCCGAGCTGCTGGTCGTAACCGTGGCCCTCGGAGATCGCCTTCTGGAAGATCGAAGGGTTGGTCGTGACGCCCACGACGTGCTGCTGGTCGATCAGCTCGGCGAGGTTGCCGGACGTGATCCGCTGGCGCGAAAGGTCGTCAAGCCAGATCGCGACGCCTTCGTCGGAGAGGCGCTTGAGTGCGTCTGTCATGAGAGTTGCATCTCCTACTTGTCGTATATACCGGCGTCAGCGCGCTGCGGCAGCCAGGGATTCCCGGGCCGCAGCCGTGACCGCGTCCGCGGTGAAACCGAACTCCCGGAAGAGCACCTTGGCGTCCGCGGAAGCTCCGAAGTGCTCCAGCGAGACGATGCGGCCGGCCTCACCGACGTACCGGTACCAGGTCAGGGCAATGCCCGCCTCGACCGCGACACGGGCCTTGACGGACGGCGGCAGCACGCTGTCGCGGTACCCCTGGTCCTGCTCCTCGAACCACTCGATCGAGGGCATCGACACCACACGGGTCGGAATACCGGCCGCCTGGAGCTGCTCGCGCGCCTCGACGGCGAGCTGGACCTCGGAACCGGTGCCGATCAGCACGACCTGCGGCTGACCGCCCTCGGCCTCGGCGAGCACGTATCCGCCACGCGCGGCGTCCTCGTTGGCCTCGTACGTCGGCACACCCTGGCGGGTCAGCGCCAGACCGTGCGGAGCGTCGTTGCGGCGGAGGATCTCGCGCCAGGCGATCGCCGTTTCGTTGGCGTCGGCCGGGCGGACCATGTTCAGGCCGGGAATGGCGCGCAGCGCGGCCATGTGCTCGACCGGCTGGTGCGTCGGGCCGTCCTCGCCCAGACCGATGGAGTCGTGCGTCCAGACGTACGTCACGGGCAGCTTCATCAGCGCGGCGAGGCGGACGGCGGGGCGC is part of the Streptomyces agglomeratus genome and encodes:
- the tal gene encoding transaldolase; the encoded protein is MTDALKRLSDEGVAIWLDDLSRQRITSGNLAELIDQQHVVGVTTNPSIFQKAISEGHGYDQQLGDLAAREVTVEEAIRMITTADVRDAADILRPVFDATGGQDGRVSIEVDPRLAHNTRATTAEARQLAWLVDRPNTLIKIPATRAGIPAITETIGLGISVNVTLIFSLERYREVMDAYLAGLEKAKAAGLDLSKIHSVASFFVSRVDSEIDKRLDGIGTDEAKALKGKAALANARLAYQAYEEVFSSDRWAALDKANANKQRPLWASTGVKDPSYKDTLYVEDLVAPGTVNTMPEATLEATADHGRITGNTIAGTYEQARAELDAVEKLGISYNDVVQLLEDEGVDKFEASWNDLLKSTEAELKRLAPSEG